The Nocardia sp. NBC_01329 sequence AGGACGGCGGTCATCAACAGTCGAACCAGCATCAGCCGATCGAGTTCGAAGGGGGTCCCCTCGAACAGCACCGCTGGAGGGAAGAAGTCGGTTAGCGAAGGCGCGTGGAACTCCGCGGCCAAGGTGGTGACGCTCAGCGTTCTCTCCCGTGTTCGGGCCGCGGGAAGTTCTCGCTCCCGCGGTTCGATCGGACATTGACGATCAATGTGGGTCGACTGAGGTCGGCTCGAGGTCGTCAGCAGCTGTAGCGGCGATCCGCGCTGGCGTCTGTACGTGTGTCGGCGACATCGTCGACATGCAGAACCGAGCCCTTTACGAGCACGGCACGGCAGTAGCATAACGTTAGCTGGTCGGACCTGGTCGGCGCCCCTGGCTTAGTCGCTTGCTTACCAAGACTTTACCAAGAGAACTACGACAACGTGTAGCGGGGGCGATGTTATCTACGACAAATTGTCGTAGCGCCTGGTCAGCCCTGGTCGAGCTCCGCGTCCCGCCCCTGCTCAGGGACGGTCACATAGGGCGCCTTCTGTCTCAATACGCCGTAAGTTTCCGCCCCGAGCACGATGACCAGGGCCCCCACGACGGTCAGGAAAAGAGCCACCCGGTCGTAGAAATCGAATCGCTGCAGAATCGCGACAACGATCAGCGCGACCAGCAGCTTCCCGACCCAGCTGGCCAGCATGACCAAACCCGCCGTACTGGGCGGCAGCTTCGCGCCGAGAAGCACCACGACAGCCGTGGTCAGGATGAACCCACCACCGATCGCGGCCCCCAGCAGCGCACCCCACAGTCCGGCCACCCCCGCGAGCGCGCTCGCGAGCGCCACCGACAGCACCGTCAGGACGACCAGGCCGATCAGCCCGTACCTCAATGCCGCGCGCAACGGGGCATCGGCACTGTCGGAGGAACTGGGGCCGGCAGGACTCGTGGACACGGGCCGAACTCTACCCGGACTCCGAAACCGTGCCCGCCGCGTCCCGCCGCGCCTGCCGGCGCCAAAGACCCGGAACAGCTGTCACCACCAGGGCGAACAGCAACCCGGCCGCCATCATCAGCACCACCACTCGGCGATCCATCACCGAGGTGCCCACCGCACCGAACGCCAAGATCCCGACCCACAAATAGATCACCAGCACGACCCGGCGCTGCGAATGCCCGATCTGCAACAGCCGATGGTGCAGATGCATCTTGTCCGGCGTGGAGAAACTGACCCCCGCCCGCACCCGGCGCACGATCGCCAGCAACAGATCCAGAACCGGGATGAACATCACCGCACCGACCAGCAACAACGGCGACAACAGGCCGACGATATCGCGCGGGCCGTACCCCTGCAGCGGGATCCGGCCGGACGCACTGGTCGATACGGCCGCCAGCACCAACCCGATCAACATGGACCCCGAGTCGCCCATGAAGATCCGGGCCGGCGAGAAATTGTGCGGCAGGAACCCGAGACAGGCACCCGCCATGGCCGCGGCCAGCAGCGCGGGCGGATAACTGTCCACCGAACCGCCCTGCTCGGTGAGCAGGCCGACCGCGAAAGCGAACACCGCGAACGAGGCGATCAAACCCAGCCCGGCAGCCAGCCCGTCCAGGCCGTCCACAAAGTTCATGGCGTTGATCAGCGTCACCGCCACCGCGACGGTGACCAGACCGCCCTGCAGACCGTCGAGCACGACGGTGCTGTTGTTGAACGGGTCGTAGATCAGATACCAGCCCAGGCCCATCACCGCCATCACCCCAGCAGCGGTGACCTGACCTGCGAATTTGGTGAGCGCATCCAGCCCCCAGCGATCGTCCACGACGCCGACCCCGACAATGATCGTCGCCGCCACCAGCACCGCGGCGATATCGGGCCGATAGTCGAAACCGCGGCGCAGCGCCGGCAACTGATGAGCGAACAATACGGCGGCCACCACGCCGAAATACATACCTACCCCGCCCATCCGGGGAATCGGCTTCACATGCACATCACGATCACGCGGAATAGCCACCGCACCGAACCCGATCGCCAGCGTGCGGATCCCCCCGGTGGACAGATAGGTCACCACCGCCGAGATCAGCAGCACCAGCAGCAGCTCGCGCAATGGGACAACGGCACCGTAACCGGTCATAGCGCCGACCACCGCCCCGCGACCAGGGGTACCGCCCGCACCTTCATCGATACCGGTACGTTCACCGCGCGACGGACCCGATCAGGTCGTCGGGGGCGACCCCCAGCACTTCGGCGACCGCCTCGGTCGGTACCGCGCCCGCGCGCAGAATCCGCGGTTGGTCAGCGGTGAGATCGACAATGGTGGAGGCGGTGGCGTGCTGGGCCGGGCCACCGTCCAGATACACACCGACCTGAGTGGTGAGCTGTTCACGCGCCTGCGTCACATTCTCGGCCGCGGGCCGACCGGAAATATTCGCGCTGGACACCGCCAGCGGCCCGACTTCCTGCAACAACTCCAGCGCCACCGGATGCAACGGCATCCGCAGCATCACCGTGCCACGCGCATCACCGAGATCCCAGGACAACGAAGGCGCCTGCTGCACAACAACACTCAGTCCGCCGGGCCAGAATGCCCGGATCAGTTCCCGAGCCTGCGGCCGCACCGAGAACACCAGCCCGTCGATCGTGTTCCACGAACCGACCAGCACCGGAACCGGCATATCCCGGCCACGCCCCTTAGCTGCCAGCAATGCTGCGACAGCCGCCGAATCGAATGCGTCGGCCGCCAGACCGTAAACGGTATCCGTGGGCACGACGACCAGCCGCCCCGATCTCAGAGCACTGGTCGCCGCGGCCAAGCCGGCGGCGCGCGAGTCGGGATCGGCGCAGTCGTAGACGGTACTCACGCCGACCATGGTATGGGCTGTGATATGGCCCCGCCTCCGGCGGGGCGGGGTCGGGGCCCTCGTGACCCCGGTTCTTCACTCCTACGCTCCTCCGCTTCGCTCCCCCACTCCGTCGCTCCAGAACCGGGGCGGGCCCCGACCACAAATGCCGACCGTCCGGAGCGCGTAGCGATGGGGTTCGTGTCGAGGTGAGCAGGCCTGAACCGGGAAAACTGTCAGCTGATGCGTATTGCGGCCACGAAGCGTGGTTTTCCGGCCAGGTCGGGGTGTTCGACGATCTCGGTGAACCGGCCGTCCGCCGCCAGCAGGGCGGCTACTCCGCCACCGTTGCTGTCGTCGTGCTCGATGGCTGCTCCCCCGCCCGGCCGCAGCAGGCGGCCGATCAGCGGCACGAGCGGGCGGATCACGTCCAGACCGTCGGGGCCGCCGAACAGGGCGCGATGGGGGTCGTGGTCAACGACCTCGGGGGACAGTTCGGCGCCATCGGGGATATAGGGCGGATTGGCGACGACGAGATCCGCGTAACCGTCGAGTTCGGTGAGCAGATACGGGTCGGTGACATCGTCGTGGTGCAGGGTGATCGGGGTGTCACCGTCGGCGGCGCGCTGGTCGGCGTTGCGGCGCGCCCAGCTCAGCGCGTCGGAATCCAGTTCCACCGCGTGCACATCGGCGTCGGGGCGGGCGTGCGCCAGCGCCAGAGCCAGGGCGCCGGAGCCGGTACACAGGTCCACTACCACCGGGGTGTGGTCGTGCCGGACCGCCTCCAGACGCGCGAGTGCCCACGCGAAGAGCAGCTCGGTTTCCGGGCGAGGCACGAACACCCCCGGACCCACCACGAGATCGATCTCACCCATGAAAGAACGCCCGGTCAGATGCTGCAGCGGGATCCGCCGGGCGCGTCGGGCCACCAGGGCACGGTATTCGTCGAGCTGATCCGGCCCGATCAGTGGACTGAGCAGCAATCTCGAACGCTCGACGCCCAGCACGTGGGCGGCGAGGTGCTCCGCGTCCGCCCGGGGACTGGGCACACCGGCCGTATCGAGGATTTCGATCGCCTCGGCGAGGACAGGGCGCAGTTGAACACGGGTCACTCGCACATTGTGCCTACCGAACAGCACCGGCGGGGCGGGAGGAGCGAGAAAGAGAGCCACGAGGGCTGCGGTTGCGGCGCCGCCTACTCAGCCATGCGGGCGGCGCGCTCGGCGGTCGCCAAGGCGTCGAGGAGGGCATCCATCTCACCGTTCAGAACTGCTTCCAGATTGTGCGCTTTGTAGCCGATGCGGTGGTCGGCGATGCGGTTCTCCGGGAAGTTATAGGTACGGATGCGTTCGGAACGGTCGACCGTGCGAATCTGACCGGCCCGGCCTTCCGCTGCTTCCTGTTCCGCTTGTTCCTCGGCGAGGGCCTGCAGACGCGCGGCCAGGACCTGCATGGCGCGGGCCTTGTTCTGGAGCTGGGAGCGTTCGTTCTGGCAGGTGACGACAATTCCCGACGGTAGGTGGGTGATCCGGACCGCCGAGTCGGTGGTGTTGACACCCTGGCCGCCTTTACCCGAGGAGCGATAGACGTCGATGCGCAAATCGCTCTCGTCGATCTGCACCTCCTCGACTTCATCGGGTTCGGGGTAGATGAGGACACCGGCAGCCGAGGTGTGCACGCGGCCCTGGGATTCGGTGACCGGCACTCGCTGCACCCGATGGACCCCGCCTTCGAATTTGAAGCGCGACCACACACCATCGCGGGCGGCGTCACGGCTCTTGATGGACAACGTCGCTTCTTTGTAGCCGCCGAGATCGGAGACGGCGGCATCGAGGATCTCGACCTTCCAGCCGCGGCGTTCGGCATACCGGATGTACATGCGTGCCAAATCGGCGGCGAACAACGCCGATTCTTCGCCACCTTCACCGGATTTCACCTCCAGCACTACATCGTCACCGTCGTGCGGGTCACGGGGAGCGA is a genomic window containing:
- a CDS encoding MraY family glycosyltransferase, which translates into the protein MTGYGAVVPLRELLLVLLISAVVTYLSTGGIRTLAIGFGAVAIPRDRDVHVKPIPRMGGVGMYFGVVAAVLFAHQLPALRRGFDYRPDIAAVLVAATIIVGVGVVDDRWGLDALTKFAGQVTAAGVMAVMGLGWYLIYDPFNNSTVVLDGLQGGLVTVAVAVTLINAMNFVDGLDGLAAGLGLIASFAVFAFAVGLLTEQGGSVDSYPPALLAAAMAGACLGFLPHNFSPARIFMGDSGSMLIGLVLAAVSTSASGRIPLQGYGPRDIVGLLSPLLLVGAVMFIPVLDLLLAIVRRVRAGVSFSTPDKMHLHHRLLQIGHSQRRVVLVIYLWVGILAFGAVGTSVMDRRVVVLMMAAGLLFALVVTAVPGLWRRQARRDAAGTVSESG
- a CDS encoding L-threonylcarbamoyladenylate synthase, whose translation is MSTVYDCADPDSRAAGLAAATSALRSGRLVVVPTDTVYGLAADAFDSAAVAALLAAKGRGRDMPVPVLVGSWNTIDGLVFSVRPQARELIRAFWPGGLSVVVQQAPSLSWDLGDARGTVMLRMPLHPVALELLQEVGPLAVSSANISGRPAAENVTQAREQLTTQVGVYLDGGPAQHATASTIVDLTADQPRILRAGAVPTEAVAEVLGVAPDDLIGSVAR
- the prmC gene encoding peptide chain release factor N(5)-glutamine methyltransferase gives rise to the protein MTRVQLRPVLAEAIEILDTAGVPSPRADAEHLAAHVLGVERSRLLLSPLIGPDQLDEYRALVARRARRIPLQHLTGRSFMGEIDLVVGPGVFVPRPETELLFAWALARLEAVRHDHTPVVVDLCTGSGALALALAHARPDADVHAVELDSDALSWARRNADQRAADGDTPITLHHDDVTDPYLLTELDGYADLVVANPPYIPDGAELSPEVVDHDPHRALFGGPDGLDVIRPLVPLIGRLLRPGGGAAIEHDDSNGGGVAALLAADGRFTEIVEHPDLAGKPRFVAAIRIS
- the prfA gene encoding peptide chain release factor 1, which codes for MAEKTAPSAIDDVLAEYAGLETQLADPSLHNDPDAARRVGKRFAELAPVMTTYKKLAATRDDLEAARELAADDAAFAAEVPGLEVQLEELEKQLADLLAPRDPHDGDDVVLEVKSGEGGEESALFAADLARMYIRYAERRGWKVEILDAAVSDLGGYKEATLSIKSRDAARDGVWSRFKFEGGVHRVQRVPVTESQGRVHTSAAGVLIYPEPDEVEEVQIDESDLRIDVYRSSGKGGQGVNTTDSAVRITHLPSGIVVTCQNERSQLQNKARAMQVLAARLQALAEEQAEQEAAEGRAGQIRTVDRSERIRTYNFPENRIADHRIGYKAHNLEAVLNGEMDALLDALATAERAARMAE